One region of Qipengyuania sp. SS22 genomic DNA includes:
- the murG gene encoding undecaprenyldiphospho-muramoylpentapeptide beta-N-acetylglucosaminyltransferase: protein MTGASRHFVLAAGGTGGHLLPAFALAAELNRRGHHVALITDKRGADIPGKPDFLPAHVIPAGRFGKNPLSWFKGLKAVWEGRRMALRLFDSFQPSAVVGFGGYPSLPAILAATSAGVPTVVHEQNAVLGRVNRLFARRVDAIATAYPEVQRLDGKHAGKVHLVGNPVRAGVLSLRDEPFPPFTEDGLLRVLVTGGSQGARVLSEVVPDGLSMLPPALRQQLQVTQQCRPEDVDAVRERYRTHGIPAELATYFEDMAARLADAHLFIGRAGASTIAELTAVGRPAILIPLPIATDDHQAANARELAKSGGARMIRQERFTGKELAKQIKVLAENPQGLAKAAHAAWNCGRPKAVEDLADLIESFGGAELMDVIRVGGNNARGSSQGVPAGQGAVREAAE from the coding sequence ATGACCGGCGCCAGTCGCCACTTCGTCCTCGCTGCCGGGGGCACCGGCGGGCATTTGCTCCCCGCCTTCGCGCTCGCGGCCGAGCTGAACCGACGCGGTCATCATGTCGCGCTGATCACCGACAAGCGCGGCGCGGACATCCCCGGCAAGCCCGATTTCCTCCCGGCGCACGTCATCCCCGCAGGCCGGTTCGGCAAGAACCCGCTCAGCTGGTTCAAGGGTCTCAAGGCGGTATGGGAAGGGCGGCGCATGGCGCTGCGCCTGTTCGACAGTTTCCAGCCCAGCGCGGTAGTCGGCTTCGGCGGGTATCCCTCGCTACCCGCGATCCTCGCCGCGACCAGCGCGGGCGTTCCCACCGTCGTGCACGAGCAGAACGCCGTGCTCGGCCGGGTCAATCGCCTGTTCGCACGTCGGGTTGATGCGATCGCCACCGCCTATCCCGAGGTCCAGCGGCTCGATGGCAAGCACGCCGGGAAAGTCCACCTTGTCGGCAATCCGGTGCGAGCGGGCGTGCTCAGCCTGCGCGACGAACCATTCCCTCCCTTTACTGAAGACGGCTTGCTGCGGGTGCTCGTCACCGGCGGCAGCCAGGGCGCGCGCGTGCTGTCCGAAGTGGTGCCCGATGGTCTTTCCATGCTCCCGCCCGCGCTGCGCCAGCAGTTGCAGGTGACGCAGCAGTGCCGCCCCGAGGATGTCGATGCGGTCCGCGAACGCTATCGCACGCATGGCATCCCCGCCGAACTGGCAACCTATTTCGAGGACATGGCCGCCCGGCTAGCCGATGCGCATCTGTTTATTGGCCGCGCGGGCGCGTCGACCATTGCCGAACTGACTGCGGTTGGCCGCCCCGCGATCCTGATCCCGCTGCCGATCGCGACCGATGATCACCAGGCCGCCAATGCACGCGAACTCGCCAAATCGGGCGGCGCGCGAATGATCCGGCAGGAGCGTTTCACCGGCAAGGAGCTGGCCAAGCAGATCAAGGTGCTGGCGGAAAATCCGCAGGGTCTCGCCAAGGCGGCGCATGCCGCGTGGAATTGCGGGCGACCCAAGGCGGTCGAGGATCTGGCCGATCTCATCGAAAGCTTCGGGGGGGCGGAACTGATGGATGTGATCCGCGTCGGCGGCAACAATGCACGCGGGTCCTCGCAAGGTGTGCCCGCCGGCCAGGGCGCGGTGCGGGAGGCTGCGGAATGA
- the mraY gene encoding phospho-N-acetylmuramoyl-pentapeptide-transferase — MLYILAEWLNFEGIFNLVRYQTFRAGATLMTALIFGLVIGPRFIAMLRVRQGKGQPIREDGPQTHLAKRGTPTMGGLMILISLTLSVLIWMDLRNPFIWACLAVTLGFGLIGFLDDYDKVTKASHKGVSARIRLLMEFTVAGIASYIIVSQINTFVYVPFVNDFGVELGAFYYVFAAIVIVGAGNAVNLTDGLDGLATMPVIIAAGTFALIAYLVGRVDFSTYLGIPHVEGAGELAIFCAAIMGAGLAFLWFNAPPAAVFMGDTGSLALGGALGAIAVATHHEIVLAIVGGLFVFEALSVIIQVLWFKHTGKRVFRMAPIHHHFEQLGWSESKVVIRFWIVAIVLALLGLATLKLR, encoded by the coding sequence TTGCTATACATCCTCGCCGAATGGTTGAATTTCGAAGGCATCTTCAACCTCGTGCGCTACCAGACGTTCCGTGCCGGAGCGACGCTGATGACTGCGTTGATCTTCGGCCTCGTCATCGGCCCGCGTTTCATCGCCATGCTGCGTGTGCGGCAGGGCAAGGGTCAGCCGATCCGCGAAGACGGGCCGCAGACCCACTTGGCCAAGCGCGGCACACCCACCATGGGCGGGCTGATGATCCTGATCAGCCTGACATTGTCGGTGCTGATCTGGATGGATCTGCGCAACCCGTTCATCTGGGCCTGCCTCGCGGTGACGCTGGGCTTCGGCCTGATCGGTTTCCTCGACGACTATGACAAGGTTACCAAGGCCAGCCACAAAGGCGTTTCGGCGCGTATCCGTTTGCTGATGGAATTCACCGTGGCGGGTATCGCCAGCTATATCATCGTCAGCCAGATCAACACCTTCGTCTATGTCCCCTTCGTCAATGACTTCGGGGTCGAGCTGGGGGCTTTCTATTACGTTTTTGCGGCGATCGTGATCGTCGGCGCAGGCAATGCGGTGAACCTCACCGACGGGCTCGACGGGCTGGCCACCATGCCGGTCATCATTGCCGCCGGCACCTTCGCGCTGATCGCCTATCTCGTCGGCCGTGTCGATTTCTCGACCTATCTCGGCATCCCCCATGTCGAAGGCGCGGGCGAACTGGCGATCTTCTGTGCCGCGATCATGGGGGCGGGCCTTGCCTTTCTATGGTTCAACGCCCCGCCAGCAGCGGTGTTCATGGGCGATACCGGTAGCCTTGCCTTGGGCGGCGCACTTGGCGCGATTGCGGTGGCGACGCATCACGAGATTGTCCTCGCCATCGTCGGCGGGCTGTTCGTGTTCGAGGCGCTGAGCGTGATCATCCAGGTCCTTTGGTTCAAGCACACCGGCAAGCGGGTCTTCCGCATGGCACCGATCCATCACCATTTCGAACAGCTTGGCTGGTCGGAGAGCAAGGTCGTGATCCGCTTCTGGATCGTGGCCATCGTGCTGGCACTTCTGGGGCTCGCGACGCTCAAGCTACGATGA
- the murC gene encoding UDP-N-acetylmuramate--L-alanine ligase has translation MRGVPTDIGTVHFVGIGGIGMSGIAEVMNNLGYAVQGSDVKDSATVERLRQRGIEVAIGHAPENVESAAVVVTSTAVKRTNPEVAYALENRIPVVRRAEMLAELMRLKSTVAVAGTHGKTTTTSMIAALLDAGNIDPTVINGGIIEQYSSNARLGDSEWMVVEADESDGSFLRLDGTIAVVTNIDPEHLDHYGDFDGVKDAFVEFIHNVPFYGAAILCIDHPEVQAVIGKVRDRNVVTYGFNLQADICGVNIRPDAGGNVFDVIVRRRGQEDRRIEGVRLPMPGRHNVQNALAAIAVAIEMGCPDDVICNGFSAFGGVRRRFTRVGEVPSGDGVATIIDDYGHHPVEIRAVLSAARESAGKGRVVAVVQPHRFTRLRDLMDDFQSCFNEADEVYVTPVYAAGEDPIDGVDADALVAGLKARGHRAAQTVTDEEDLAEKLAADLQPGDLVVCLGAGDITQWAAGLANGIAKVSTA, from the coding sequence ATGAGAGGCGTTCCCACCGATATCGGTACCGTTCATTTCGTCGGCATCGGCGGCATCGGCATGTCCGGGATTGCCGAAGTGATGAACAATCTCGGCTATGCGGTTCAGGGTTCCGACGTGAAGGACAGCGCGACCGTCGAACGGCTGCGACAGCGCGGGATCGAAGTGGCGATCGGCCATGCTCCCGAAAACGTCGAGAGTGCTGCCGTCGTCGTCACCTCGACCGCGGTCAAGCGGACCAATCCCGAAGTCGCCTACGCGCTGGAAAATCGCATCCCCGTGGTGCGCCGGGCGGAAATGCTCGCCGAATTGATGCGTTTGAAATCGACCGTTGCCGTGGCCGGTACGCATGGCAAGACGACGACCACCAGCATGATCGCCGCGCTGCTCGATGCGGGCAATATCGACCCCACCGTGATCAATGGCGGGATCATCGAGCAGTACAGTTCGAACGCGCGGCTGGGCGACAGCGAATGGATGGTGGTCGAAGCGGACGAGAGCGACGGCAGCTTCCTGCGGCTCGACGGGACCATCGCGGTGGTCACCAATATCGATCCCGAACACCTCGACCATTACGGCGATTTCGACGGGGTGAAGGACGCTTTCGTCGAGTTCATCCACAACGTCCCGTTCTACGGCGCGGCGATCCTGTGCATCGATCACCCCGAAGTGCAGGCGGTGATCGGCAAGGTGCGCGATCGCAATGTCGTGACCTATGGCTTCAACCTGCAGGCAGACATCTGCGGCGTGAACATTCGCCCCGATGCGGGCGGCAATGTGTTCGACGTGATCGTGCGTCGCCGCGGACAGGAAGATCGCCGGATCGAGGGGGTGCGCCTGCCGATGCCGGGCCGCCACAATGTCCAGAACGCGCTGGCGGCGATTGCCGTGGCGATCGAGATGGGCTGTCCCGACGACGTTATCTGCAACGGCTTTTCCGCGTTCGGAGGGGTCCGGCGGCGCTTTACGCGGGTCGGCGAAGTGCCCAGCGGCGACGGCGTCGCGACGATTATCGATGATTACGGCCACCACCCGGTCGAAATCAGGGCGGTGCTGTCCGCCGCGCGCGAAAGTGCGGGCAAGGGCCGGGTCGTCGCGGTGGTCCAGCCGCATCGCTTCACGCGCCTGCGCGATCTGATGGACGACTTCCAGAGCTGCTTCAATGAAGCAGACGAGGTCTATGTCACGCCCGTCTATGCCGCTGGCGAGGATCCCATCGACGGGGTCGATGCCGATGCGCTGGTCGCCGGGCTCAAGGCGCGCGGCCACCGTGCAGCGCAAACCGTGACCGACGAGGAAGACCTGGCCGAAAAGCTGGCCGCCGATCTGCAACCGGGCGATCTGGTCGTATGCCTCGGTGCGGGCGATATCACCCAGTGGGCAGCGGGCCTCGCCAATGGCATCGCGAAGGTGAGCACCGCATGA
- the murB gene encoding UDP-N-acetylmuramate dehydrogenase has product MAPDCEVEGSVAAPIDTQGLRGKLTPEAPLGKLVWFKAGGKADWLFEPADAEDLKEFLERLGGNLPVMALGLGSNLIVRDGGVPGVVVKLGKPFADVAIDEDACVVKCGAGAHGILVASAARDAGVAGLEFMRGIPGTVGGFVRMNGGAYDREVRDVLIDCTVIMPGGQCHTLPASDLQYTYRHSALPGGAVVISARFQGEPGDPVEIGAKMDAIGEARENSQPLRTKTGGSTFKNPPGKKAWELVDAAGCRGLRMGGAQVSEKHTNFLLNVDNATSADIEGLGEEVKRRVYEHSGVELEWEIQRVGRP; this is encoded by the coding sequence ATGGCTCCCGATTGCGAAGTCGAGGGGAGTGTGGCTGCACCGATCGACACGCAGGGTTTGCGCGGCAAGCTGACCCCCGAGGCCCCGCTCGGCAAACTCGTTTGGTTCAAGGCCGGGGGCAAGGCCGACTGGCTGTTCGAGCCAGCCGACGCCGAAGACCTCAAGGAATTTCTCGAGCGGCTTGGCGGCAATCTGCCGGTAATGGCGCTTGGGCTGGGCTCGAACCTGATCGTGCGCGACGGCGGCGTGCCCGGCGTAGTGGTCAAGCTGGGCAAGCCCTTCGCCGATGTCGCGATCGATGAGGACGCATGCGTGGTTAAATGCGGCGCGGGTGCGCACGGCATCCTCGTCGCCAGCGCGGCGCGCGATGCGGGTGTGGCGGGACTCGAATTCATGCGCGGTATCCCCGGCACGGTTGGCGGCTTCGTGCGCATGAACGGCGGCGCCTATGACCGCGAAGTCAGAGATGTGCTGATCGATTGCACCGTAATCATGCCCGGCGGCCAGTGCCACACGTTGCCCGCGTCTGATCTGCAATATACCTATCGCCATTCGGCGCTGCCCGGTGGCGCGGTGGTCATTTCGGCGCGCTTTCAGGGCGAGCCGGGCGATCCGGTGGAAATCGGTGCGAAGATGGACGCCATCGGCGAAGCGCGCGAAAATTCGCAGCCGCTGCGCACCAAGACCGGCGGATCGACCTTCAAAAACCCTCCGGGCAAGAAGGCGTGGGAGCTGGTCGATGCCGCCGGCTGCCGCGGCCTGCGCATGGGCGGCGCGCAGGTGAGCGAGAAGCACACCAATTTCCTGCTCAATGTCGATAATGCCACCAGCGCCGATATCGAAGGGCTGGGCGAAGAAGTGAAACGCCGTGTGTACGAACATTCGGGTGTCGAACTCGAATGGGAAATCCAGCGTGTGGGGCGACCCTAA
- a CDS encoding UDP-N-acetylmuramoyl-L-alanyl-D-glutamate--2,6-diaminopimelate ligase, which produces MKLAKLCTAAGIACDADVMVTGFAIDNRKVAPGTVFGAFQGAQANGEDFIPAAIESGAVAVVARPEATVEGAIHIADDTPRRAFAALAAQFFTPAPDHIVAVTGTNGKTSTVEMTRQIWRMAGERAASIGTLGVTTPDESVSTGLTTPDIVTFLSNLAGLAREGVTHVAYEASSHGLSQFRNEGVPVEAAGFTNFSRDHLDYHADMEDYFAAKMRLFDEVVSDGATAVIWMGAGDCGWNARVVDHAAQRGLAVMTVGEQGDAIRLTHREPTQLGQSLTVEHAGQSRTINLPLIGAYQVSNALTAAGLALATGCDAGLVWDAVARLQPVRGRLERAVIAPSGAPVYVDYAHTPDALEAAIAALRPHVSGRLITVFGAGGDRDHGKRAPMGEAAAKASDLVMVTDDNPRGEDPAEIRSQVLAGAPQSREIGGRREAILAAIAEAGAQDIVLIAGKGHETGQIIGSGENMRVLPFDDVEVARECAAQIARGDA; this is translated from the coding sequence GTGAAGCTCGCCAAGCTCTGCACCGCAGCGGGGATCGCCTGCGATGCCGACGTCATGGTGACCGGCTTCGCTATCGACAATCGCAAGGTGGCACCGGGCACCGTCTTCGGCGCCTTCCAGGGTGCGCAGGCCAACGGCGAAGACTTCATTCCCGCCGCGATCGAAAGCGGTGCGGTGGCGGTGGTCGCGCGGCCCGAAGCGACGGTGGAAGGCGCGATTCATATCGCCGACGATACGCCGCGCCGCGCCTTCGCCGCGCTGGCCGCACAGTTCTTCACGCCCGCGCCCGACCATATCGTCGCGGTCACCGGCACCAATGGGAAGACCTCGACGGTCGAAATGACCCGCCAGATCTGGCGCATGGCGGGCGAGCGCGCGGCGAGCATCGGTACGTTGGGGGTGACCACGCCCGATGAAAGCGTTTCCACCGGGCTGACCACCCCCGACATCGTCACTTTCCTGTCGAACCTCGCCGGGTTGGCGCGCGAAGGCGTGACGCATGTCGCCTATGAAGCGTCGAGCCACGGCCTCTCGCAATTCCGCAATGAAGGCGTGCCGGTCGAGGCGGCTGGTTTTACCAATTTCAGCCGCGACCACCTCGATTACCACGCCGACATGGAAGACTATTTCGCCGCCAAGATGCGGCTGTTCGACGAAGTCGTTTCGGACGGCGCGACGGCAGTGATCTGGATGGGCGCGGGCGATTGCGGGTGGAATGCCCGCGTGGTCGATCATGCGGCACAGCGCGGTCTCGCAGTCATGACCGTCGGCGAACAGGGCGATGCTATCCGCCTGACCCATCGCGAACCCACCCAACTGGGCCAGTCGCTGACGGTCGAACACGCGGGGCAGAGCCGGACGATCAATTTGCCGCTGATCGGCGCTTACCAGGTCTCCAACGCGCTGACCGCCGCCGGGTTGGCGCTAGCCACTGGTTGCGATGCCGGGCTGGTCTGGGATGCAGTCGCGCGGCTCCAGCCGGTACGCGGTCGGCTCGAACGCGCAGTCATCGCGCCCTCGGGTGCGCCCGTCTATGTGGATTACGCGCATACGCCCGACGCGCTCGAAGCGGCCATCGCGGCACTGCGCCCACATGTCAGCGGACGGCTCATCACCGTTTTCGGCGCGGGCGGCGACCGCGATCATGGCAAGCGCGCCCCGATGGGCGAGGCAGCCGCCAAGGCGAGCGACCTCGTCATGGTTACCGACGACAACCCGCGCGGTGAAGATCCTGCGGAAATCCGCAGTCAGGTGCTTGCGGGCGCGCCGCAGTCACGCGAGATAGGCGGGCGTCGCGAAGCCATTCTCGCAGCCATTGCCGAAGCGGGTGCGCAGGACATCGTCCTGATCGCCGGCAAGGGACACGAAACGGGTCAGATCATCGGATCGGGAGAGAACATGCGGGTGTTGCCCTTCGACGACGTAGAGGTCGCGCGCGAATGCGCCGCGCAGATTGCCAGAGGTGATGCATGA
- a CDS encoding FtsW/RodA/SpoVE family cell cycle protein, translating to MQPYVPGKRQPAHMPKGKLSRWSEIKIWWREIDRVLLLLVLLLMSFGTIAVAAASPASADRLSTASQTLDPLYFFYRHLAWQVLAIAALLGISMLTRENARRLAIVLAAVMTGLLFLVPLIGVEINGARRWINLGMQFQPSEFLKPGFAIAMAWILSWRMRDPNLPVLGIATAYLALIAALMMMQPNLGSTILFGGVWFVMVVLSGVDVKRLGAVIGGCIIGLTATYFLYDNARHRIDAFLGGGTAFDQVDLASRTLLAGGWTGAGYGLGIRKMSLPEAHTDYIFSVIGEEFGLIVCGMIVLLYLAIVVRVLMRLIDEEDLFALLAGAGLIALLGGQAFINILVNLQLFPSKGMTLPLVSYGGSSTIAICLNVGLMLAITRRNPFLKSRTIGLGDRLGFGQTAPMKDTTGSARREIHP from the coding sequence ATGCAGCCCTATGTCCCCGGCAAGCGCCAGCCAGCTCACATGCCCAAGGGCAAGCTCTCGCGCTGGTCCGAAATCAAGATCTGGTGGCGCGAGATCGACCGCGTGCTGCTGCTGCTGGTGCTCCTGCTAATGAGCTTCGGCACGATTGCCGTCGCCGCAGCCTCGCCCGCCAGCGCGGATCGCCTGTCGACTGCGAGCCAGACGCTCGACCCGCTTTATTTCTTCTACCGCCACCTCGCCTGGCAGGTGCTCGCCATCGCGGCCCTGCTCGGCATATCGATGCTCACGCGCGAGAATGCGCGGCGGCTCGCCATCGTGCTCGCTGCGGTGATGACCGGACTGCTGTTCCTCGTCCCGCTGATCGGGGTGGAGATCAACGGCGCGCGGCGCTGGATCAATCTCGGGATGCAATTCCAGCCGTCCGAATTCCTCAAGCCCGGCTTCGCCATCGCCATGGCGTGGATCCTGTCGTGGCGCATGCGGGATCCCAACCTGCCGGTTCTGGGCATCGCCACCGCCTATCTCGCGCTGATCGCGGCCCTGATGATGATGCAGCCCAATCTGGGCAGCACGATACTGTTCGGCGGCGTATGGTTTGTGATGGTGGTGCTGTCGGGGGTCGATGTGAAGCGGCTTGGCGCAGTGATCGGCGGCTGCATTATCGGTCTGACCGCGACCTATTTTCTCTATGACAATGCGCGCCACCGGATCGACGCCTTCCTCGGCGGCGGGACGGCCTTCGACCAGGTCGACCTCGCCAGCCGTACGCTGCTGGCGGGCGGGTGGACGGGAGCGGGATATGGCCTCGGCATCCGCAAGATGAGCCTGCCCGAGGCCCATACCGATTACATCTTCAGCGTCATCGGCGAGGAATTCGGCCTGATCGTCTGCGGCATGATCGTGCTGCTCTATCTCGCTATCGTCGTGCGGGTGCTGATGCGCCTGATCGACGAGGAAGACCTGTTCGCGCTGCTGGCCGGTGCAGGCCTGATCGCGCTGCTCGGCGGGCAGGCCTTCATCAATATCCTCGTCAATCTGCAGCTGTTCCCGTCGAAGGGGATGACGCTGCCGCTGGTCAGCTATGGCGGCTCTTCGACCATTGCCATCTGCCTCAATGTCGGGCTGATGCTGGCGATCACCCGGCGCAATCCGTTCCTGAAAAGCCGGACCATTGGACTTGGCGACAGGCTCGGCTTCGGGCAGACGGCCCCGATGAAAGACACTACGGGTTCCGCACGCCGGGAGATTCACCCATGA
- the murD gene encoding UDP-N-acetylmuramoyl-L-alanine--D-glutamate ligase produces MITSPAWKDKKYAVLGLARSGKATLDALMMSGASVKAWDSSGEVRQSFCEHFLEESYPEDTLILFPGMDGTLQLVDPLTLDLTGYAGVVVSPGVPLNTHPIKPHADSFGVPVIGDIELFAQARTDLPPHKVVGITGTNGKSTTTALVHHILKEVSVPTTMGGNIGLPILEQDPLPEGGVYVLELSSYQIDLTYSLDCDVAVLLNITPDHLDRYDGDFGKYAASKSRLLSLQTAGHNSIARFTDARVLGQFAEGSIASILEDVLQNRGFTPSEQSNWPSLQGPHNRENAAAAIEVCDILGISGEQIRTGLKSYPGLAHRMERVAEISGVAYVNDSKGTNTAASAPALAAFDNVHWILGGLAKEPGLGECEAELGHVKAAYTIGKAGPDFAALLDGRVPVEQCETLDRAVSAAAAKAEAGDTVLLSPACASFDQYADFEKRGDHFRALVDGLI; encoded by the coding sequence ATGATCACCTCACCCGCCTGGAAGGACAAAAAGTACGCGGTGCTCGGCCTCGCGCGCTCGGGCAAGGCGACGCTCGATGCGCTGATGATGTCGGGCGCGAGCGTCAAGGCGTGGGATTCGAGTGGAGAAGTGCGGCAGAGCTTTTGTGAGCACTTCCTTGAGGAGAGCTATCCGGAGGACACGCTGATCCTGTTCCCCGGGATGGACGGCACTCTGCAGCTTGTCGACCCCTTGACGCTCGACCTGACCGGCTATGCCGGTGTGGTGGTCAGTCCGGGCGTCCCGCTCAACACCCACCCGATCAAACCGCATGCCGACAGCTTCGGCGTGCCGGTGATTGGCGATATCGAACTCTTCGCGCAGGCGAGGACGGACCTGCCGCCGCACAAGGTCGTCGGCATCACCGGCACCAATGGCAAATCGACCACCACTGCGCTGGTCCATCACATCCTCAAAGAGGTGAGTGTGCCCACCACCATGGGCGGTAATATCGGCCTGCCGATCCTCGAGCAGGACCCGCTGCCTGAAGGCGGGGTCTATGTGCTCGAACTGTCGAGTTACCAGATCGACCTCACCTACTCACTCGATTGCGATGTAGCGGTGCTGCTCAACATCACCCCGGATCATCTGGACCGGTATGATGGGGATTTCGGAAAGTATGCGGCCAGCAAGTCGCGTTTGCTCTCGCTTCAGACAGCCGGCCACAATTCCATTGCGCGGTTTACCGATGCCCGGGTTCTGGGCCAATTCGCCGAAGGTTCGATTGCGAGCATTCTCGAGGATGTGCTCCAGAACAGGGGCTTCACGCCGAGCGAGCAATCGAACTGGCCGTCGCTCCAGGGGCCGCACAATCGCGAGAACGCGGCAGCGGCGATCGAAGTTTGCGATATCCTGGGTATTTCCGGTGAGCAGATCAGGACTGGCCTGAAGAGTTACCCCGGCCTTGCGCACCGCATGGAACGCGTCGCCGAAATCTCTGGCGTCGCCTATGTCAACGACAGCAAGGGCACCAACACCGCCGCCTCCGCCCCTGCGCTCGCGGCCTTCGACAATGTCCACTGGATCCTCGGCGGGCTGGCCAAGGAACCGGGGCTGGGCGAGTGCGAGGCCGAGTTGGGCCATGTGAAAGCCGCCTATACCATCGGTAAGGCCGGGCCCGACTTCGCCGCGCTGCTGGACGGCCGCGTACCGGTGGAACAGTGCGAGACGCTCGACCGCGCAGTAAGCGCCGCCGCTGCAAAAGCCGAGGCCGGTGATACCGTGCTCCTCTCGCCTGCCTGCGCCAGCTTCGACCAATATGCCGACTTCGAGAAACGCGGTGACCATTTCCGCGCGCTGGTGGACGGGCTGATATGA
- a CDS encoding UDP-N-acetylmuramoyl-tripeptide--D-alanyl-D-alanine ligase, translating into MSAAILRHPAYVEWPADPRDRLPLTLWDARSIAEAVGGTASHDFQVAGVEMDSRDVVNGDLFVALKGEAMDGHRFLDTAFANGAAGAIVDRPVDWPHILVDDTTKALQALARAARSRVEATIIGVTGSVGKTGVKEAIFASLERASRGAAHRSTRSYNNHVGVPLSLTRMPARSRFGVFEMGMNHAGEIAELTTQVRPHVAVITTIAPAHIENLGSMAAIATAKAEIFAGLEPGGIAVIPADSEHYEPLKLAALRAGANVVSFGRARFADVRLLDAIPSANGGSLVTCEFPEGRLCYTVAEPGDHWVVNSLAVMAAVRAAGGDMAAAGLALAEMGGLKGRGARHGIDVPGGKALLIDESYNANPASMRATLAQLGQTPSGRRIAVLGAMKELGDFGPQFHAALSEPVLAADVDYALLVGDEMLALARELGKPESSVLGKPIAWAHCHTADEAINLLEDFGVVAGDAVLVKGSNSVGLGRLVDHFTRAG; encoded by the coding sequence ATGAGCGCGGCGATCCTGCGCCATCCGGCCTATGTCGAATGGCCCGCCGATCCGCGCGACCGCCTGCCGCTGACGCTGTGGGACGCCAGGAGCATCGCCGAGGCCGTGGGTGGCACCGCCAGTCATGATTTCCAGGTCGCAGGTGTCGAGATGGACAGCCGCGATGTGGTTAATGGTGACCTGTTCGTCGCGCTCAAGGGCGAGGCGATGGATGGTCACCGCTTCCTCGATACCGCTTTCGCCAATGGCGCAGCGGGTGCCATTGTCGACCGTCCGGTCGACTGGCCGCATATCCTTGTCGACGACACCACCAAGGCGTTGCAGGCGCTGGCGCGTGCAGCGCGCAGCCGGGTCGAGGCGACCATCATCGGTGTGACCGGATCGGTAGGCAAGACCGGCGTCAAGGAAGCGATCTTTGCCAGTCTCGAGCGCGCCAGTCGCGGCGCAGCGCATCGTTCCACGCGCAGCTATAACAACCATGTCGGCGTTCCGCTCAGCCTGACGCGGATGCCCGCGCGCAGCCGGTTCGGCGTGTTCGAAATGGGCATGAACCATGCCGGCGAAATTGCGGAACTGACCACGCAGGTCCGCCCGCATGTTGCGGTCATCACAACCATCGCCCCGGCGCATATCGAAAATCTCGGCAGCATGGCCGCGATCGCCACCGCCAAGGCGGAGATCTTCGCTGGTCTCGAACCAGGCGGCATCGCGGTGATCCCCGCCGACAGCGAACATTACGAACCGCTCAAGCTTGCCGCGCTGCGGGCAGGGGCCAACGTCGTCAGCTTTGGCCGGGCACGCTTCGCCGATGTCCGCTTGCTCGATGCGATCCCCAGCGCCAACGGCGGCAGTCTCGTGACCTGCGAATTCCCCGAAGGACGGCTGTGCTACACCGTCGCCGAACCCGGCGATCACTGGGTGGTAAACTCGCTCGCCGTGATGGCTGCAGTGCGGGCGGCGGGCGGCGACATGGCCGCCGCGGGTCTCGCGCTGGCCGAAATGGGCGGGCTCAAGGGTCGCGGCGCGCGCCACGGGATCGACGTGCCCGGCGGCAAGGCGCTGTTGATCGACGAAAGTTACAACGCCAATCCGGCAAGCATGCGCGCCACGCTGGCGCAGCTCGGGCAGACGCCCTCGGGCCGCCGCATCGCCGTGCTTGGCGCGATGAAGGAACTCGGCGATTTCGGTCCGCAGTTCCACGCTGCGCTGTCCGAACCCGTTCTGGCCGCCGATGTCGACTATGCGCTGCTGGTTGGCGACGAGATGCTCGCATTGGCGCGCGAACTGGGGAAACCGGAAAGCTCCGTCCTTGGCAAGCCCATCGCCTGGGCGCATTGCCATACCGCCGACGAGGCGATCAACCTGCTCGAGGACTTCGGTGTCGTTGCCGGCGATGCTGTGCTGGTCAAGGGCTCCAATTCGGTCGGTCTTGGCCGGCTCGTGGATCATTTCACCCGCGCCGGCTAG